The proteins below come from a single Miscanthus floridulus cultivar M001 chromosome 1, ASM1932011v1, whole genome shotgun sequence genomic window:
- the LOC136463923 gene encoding uncharacterized protein yields MVDPIIDTKRLTKVLMDGGSGLNIMYAKMLDAMGIDRARIRPTRAPFHDIVLGKQAVPLGQIDLLIPFGDPTNYRMETLTFEVVRFHGTYHAILGCPCYAKFMDIPNYAYLKLKMLGPHRVITIGTSFQRAYECEVKRREHATTIIAYKELAAIREEIIKETPNPKWSVGSFKPIEDAKEVLIDPSGSEGKVVCIGTMLSSE; encoded by the coding sequence atggttgacccaatcatcgacacaaagcggctcaccaaagtgctgatggatggaggcagcggcctcaacatcatgtatgctaaaatgctcgacgccatgggcatcgaccgagcacgCATTCGGCCGACCAGGGCGCCTTTCCATGACATTGTGCTAGGAAAGCAGGCCgtaccacttgggcagatcgatctgctcatCCCCTTTGGGgatccaaccaattataggatggagactcttaccttcgaggtggtcaggttccatggaacctaccatgccatcctaggatgtccatgctatgcgaagttcatggacATCCCCAACTAcgcctatctaaagttgaagatgctaggtccacacagggtcatcaccattggcacctcctttcagcgtgcctatgagtgtgaggtcaagCGCCGCGAACACGCCACGACAATTATCGCCTacaaagagcttgcggccatcagggaggagaTCATCAAAGAAACACCTAACCCTAAGTGGTCGGTTGGGTCTTTCAAGCCCATAGAAGAcgccaaagaggtcctcatagaccccagtggctctgagggcaaagtggtgtgcattggcaccatgctttcctctgaatag